Proteins from a single region of Verrucosispora sp. NA02020:
- a CDS encoding thiamine pyrophosphate-requiring protein codes for MSADHTLVPADPWPLPRDATVADHIVQRLACWGVRRYFGFPGDGINGMTSALQRTDEQAQFVQVRHEETAGFAACAHVKYGGGPIGCVLVTSGPGAIHALNGLYDAKLDHQPVVALVGHTATTAEGGGYYQEVDLLALYKDVAAAFLAQLDHPSQVRHLVDRACRTALARRTVTALVLPLDVQDLAAVPDPPHAHGYYHTSSVPSSSPTVPPEADVRHAAEVLGSGERVAMLVGQGALGAENEVREIAHRLGAGVATALLGFTTVDHREPWVTGAIGLLGTRPSWQLMKECDRLLIVGSNMPYSEFYPAPGQARAVQIDIDGTQLGLRYPTEVNLTGDAAPTLRALLRELGPGPGPTRWRQSIAGATAAWRQAQRDLAAQQADPVNPQMLFASLSDRLPDDVMLAVDCGTATAWYARHLQVRPGMLASLSGTLLSMGGAMPYALAAKFAHPDRPLIALIGDGAMQMNGVNELITVAKYWRGWADPRFVVLVLNNRDLAFVSWEQRSTEGTPMFPDSQQLPDIAYHQWGEVLGLRGELVDHPDQVSQAWDRALRADRPTVINALVDPAELMMPPHFTTEQARKTAAAMLRGDTDWAGIIRRGLPSVVSTYRPRR; via the coding sequence GTGAGCGCAGACCACACCCTCGTACCGGCGGACCCGTGGCCACTACCCCGGGACGCCACCGTCGCCGACCACATCGTGCAGCGGCTCGCCTGCTGGGGTGTGCGGCGGTACTTCGGGTTCCCCGGTGACGGCATCAACGGCATGACCTCCGCCCTGCAACGCACCGACGAGCAGGCGCAGTTCGTCCAGGTACGCCACGAGGAGACCGCCGGCTTCGCCGCGTGCGCCCACGTCAAGTACGGCGGCGGGCCGATCGGCTGCGTGCTGGTCACCAGCGGTCCGGGTGCCATCCACGCCCTCAACGGTCTCTACGACGCCAAGCTGGACCACCAGCCGGTGGTGGCGCTGGTCGGGCACACCGCCACCACCGCCGAGGGCGGCGGCTACTACCAGGAAGTGGACCTGCTCGCGCTCTACAAGGACGTCGCGGCGGCCTTCCTCGCCCAACTCGACCACCCCTCCCAGGTACGCCACCTGGTCGACCGGGCCTGCCGGACCGCGCTGGCCCGGCGTACCGTCACCGCGCTGGTGCTGCCGCTCGACGTGCAGGACCTCGCCGCCGTCCCCGACCCGCCGCACGCGCACGGCTACTACCACACCAGCAGCGTGCCGAGCAGCAGCCCGACCGTGCCGCCGGAGGCCGACGTCCGGCACGCCGCCGAGGTGCTGGGCAGCGGCGAGCGGGTGGCCATGCTGGTCGGGCAGGGCGCCCTCGGCGCCGAGAACGAGGTCCGCGAGATCGCCCACCGGCTCGGTGCCGGGGTGGCCACCGCGCTGCTCGGGTTCACCACGGTCGACCACCGGGAACCCTGGGTCACCGGCGCCATCGGCCTGCTCGGCACCCGCCCGAGCTGGCAGCTGATGAAGGAGTGCGACCGGCTGCTGATCGTGGGCAGCAACATGCCGTACTCGGAGTTCTATCCGGCACCCGGGCAGGCCCGCGCGGTGCAGATCGACATCGACGGCACCCAGCTCGGCCTGCGCTACCCGACCGAGGTGAACCTGACCGGCGACGCCGCACCCACCCTGCGGGCCCTGCTGCGCGAACTCGGGCCGGGACCGGGACCGACCCGCTGGCGGCAGAGCATCGCCGGCGCCACCGCCGCCTGGCGACAGGCCCAGCGGGACCTGGCCGCGCAGCAGGCCGACCCGGTCAACCCGCAGATGCTCTTCGCCAGCCTCAGTGACCGGCTGCCGGACGACGTCATGCTCGCCGTCGACTGCGGCACCGCCACCGCCTGGTACGCCCGCCACCTCCAGGTCCGGCCCGGGATGCTGGCCAGCCTCTCCGGCACCCTGCTCTCCATGGGCGGCGCGATGCCGTACGCCCTGGCGGCGAAGTTCGCCCACCCGGACCGTCCGCTGATCGCCCTGATCGGTGACGGCGCGATGCAGATGAACGGCGTCAACGAGCTGATCACCGTGGCCAAGTACTGGCGCGGCTGGGCCGACCCGCGCTTCGTGGTGCTGGTCCTCAACAACCGGGACCTGGCGTTCGTCAGCTGGGAGCAGCGCTCCACCGAGGGCACCCCGATGTTCCCGGACAGCCAGCAACTGCCCGACATCGCCTACCACCAGTGGGGCGAGGTGCTGGGGTTGCGCGGCGAACTCGTCGACCACCCCGACCAGGTGTCGCAGGCGTGGGACCGGGCGCTGCGCGCCGACCGTCCGACGGTGATCAACGCCCTGGTGGACCCGGCCGAACTGATGATGCCGCCGCACTTCACCACCGAGCAGGCCCGCAAGACCGCCGCCGCGATGCTGCGCGGCGACACCGACTGGGCGGGCATCATCCGC